A single region of the Elizabethkingia sp. JS20170427COW genome encodes:
- a CDS encoding STAS-like domain-containing protein yields MDELFVKDIIESDIAVATDAGDKLFDVIVSLLNDKKPVVLDFNGINILTTAFLNAAIGQLYSNNRFSSEFLNDYLKVVNVQTEDRPLFSMVIKRAKEYFKNKKGFEDSANQAFYGK; encoded by the coding sequence ATGGATGAATTATTTGTTAAAGATATTATTGAAAGCGATATTGCAGTAGCAACTGATGCAGGAGATAAGTTATTTGATGTGATTGTTAGCTTGTTAAATGACAAGAAACCAGTCGTTTTAGACTTTAATGGAATTAATATATTAACGACTGCATTTCTAAACGCTGCCATTGGACAATTGTATAGTAATAATCGATTTTCAAGCGAATTTCTAAATGATTACTTGAAAGTGGTTAATGTTCAGACCGAAGACAGACCATTGTTCTCAATGGTTATAAAAAGAGCTAAAGAATATTTTAAGAACAAGAAAGGTTTCGAAGATTCTGCAAATCAGGCTTTTTATGGGAAATAA
- a CDS encoding transcriptional regulator, translating to MNYIRHLTGFYDKIQQDERLNPTHISLYLALFQFWNINHFQNPISISRNEMMRLSKISALGTYHKCIKELQTFGYIEYIPSFNPYKGSLVNLYNFENSEVQDLNRKHTKKRTTIEQEMNTPRIKIDTGSRQVLIPSINNTNIINNKHNVTPPKSHSLFEEEKKENNSIVTLSGVEASLSTKNHQPTPSYHGEPVEASRFSKPQLSEIQMYFAEKDARAEEAEKFFNHYESNGWLVGGKSKMKNWQAAARNWLLNAKKFNSNQNLPSTNNHQLTTKNNHLRASTNKSYQEKL from the coding sequence ATGAATTACATTCGGCATTTAACAGGCTTTTACGACAAAATCCAGCAGGACGAACGCCTGAATCCAACACATATCAGCCTTTATTTAGCATTATTTCAATTCTGGAATATCAACCATTTTCAGAACCCAATTAGCATTTCCAGAAACGAAATGATGAGGTTAAGTAAAATCTCAGCTTTGGGAACATATCACAAGTGCATCAAGGAATTGCAGACATTTGGCTATATCGAATATATCCCGTCATTCAATCCGTACAAAGGAAGTCTGGTAAACCTCTATAATTTTGAAAATTCCGAAGTTCAGGATTTGAACAGGAAGCATACTAAAAAACGTACAACTATTGAACAAGAAATGAACACCCCTCGTATCAAAATCGATACAGGTAGTAGACAAGTACTGATACCTTCTATAAACAATACAAACATTATAAACAATAAACATAATGTAACCCCACCCAAAAGTCATTCACTTTTTGAAGAGGAAAAAAAAGAAAATAATTCCATTGTCACGCTGAGCGGAGTTGAAGCGTCTCTATCAACAAAAAACCATCAACCGACGCCTAGCTATCATGGTGAACCTGTCGAAGCGTCTCGATTCAGTAAACCACAACTTTCCGAGATTCAAATGTATTTCGCAGAAAAAGATGCACGAGCTGAAGAAGCAGAAAAATTCTTCAACCACTACGAAAGCAACGGCTGGTTGGTAGGTGGAAAATCCAAAATGAAGAACTGGCAGGCGGCCGCAAGAAACTGGCTTTTAAACGCCAAAAAATTCAATAGTAACCAAAATTTACCATCAACTAACAACCATCAGCTGACAACTAAAAATAACCATCTCAGAGCATCCACCAATAAGTCTTATCAGGAAAAACTATAA
- a CDS encoding AAA family ATPase produces the protein MKLPAEAIEMSYDYQKVVSQLTQNGEMLLGKAFQIPENERGIIFGILAWFLEDELVAEKMNIDLSKGILLSGPIGCGKTTLFKLMQNFPTKRKGFGIISTRQIVSEFMQSGYEVLEKYSRGNFSHDIRTPKTYCFDDLGTETTSKYFGNDCNVMAEILLTRYDLFKEKGIITHIITNLSATEIESQYGNRLRSRMREMFNLFGYEESLGDKRR, from the coding sequence ATGAAACTCCCAGCCGAAGCAATAGAAATGTCCTACGATTACCAAAAAGTAGTTTCCCAGCTTACTCAAAACGGAGAAATGCTTTTAGGTAAAGCGTTCCAAATTCCGGAAAACGAACGCGGAATTATCTTCGGAATCCTCGCTTGGTTTTTAGAAGATGAGTTGGTTGCAGAAAAAATGAACATTGACCTCAGTAAAGGAATCCTTTTAAGTGGGCCTATTGGTTGTGGAAAAACTACACTTTTCAAACTAATGCAGAATTTCCCGACTAAAAGAAAAGGCTTTGGAATTATTTCCACACGACAGATAGTTTCAGAATTTATGCAGTCCGGCTACGAAGTTTTAGAAAAATATTCACGCGGGAATTTCAGTCACGATATCAGAACTCCAAAAACCTATTGCTTTGACGACCTCGGAACTGAAACCACTTCCAAATACTTCGGCAATGACTGCAACGTGATGGCAGAAATACTTTTAACACGTTATGATTTATTCAAAGAAAAAGGCATTATTACCCACATCATCACCAATCTCTCTGCCACCGAAATTGAATCCCAATATGGCAATCGCCTTCGATCTCGTATGCGTGAAATGTTCAATTTGTTTGGATATGAAGAAAGTTTGGGGGATAAGAGGAGGTAA
- a CDS encoding sensor histidine kinase — translation MNIEIKDGVYKGYVTKVVESTLGEIFGPYKVMSEAMVIIYAFIVPFFIKVVFDIARLFSKNMQIQKQKLDIEIENINIEKDFLKAQLNPHFLFNTLNNLYGLTVGKNDNASEVILNLSDVMAYTLYESNTEKVQLQKELEFIQNYFSLEKMRYPENKDIRLEIVGEENIRTLYIAPLLTFTFMENAFKYGLKSVDNSFLHIFIQVSDDIFSFELKNDINNHKITEQQTNIGGIGIENVKKRLLLLYPGRHALRIEKKEDEFRVSLQIKLK, via the coding sequence TTGAACATTGAGATTAAAGATGGTGTTTACAAAGGCTATGTCACGAAAGTTGTCGAAAGTACTTTGGGAGAGATATTTGGTCCTTATAAGGTAATGAGTGAAGCGATGGTAATTATTTATGCTTTCATAGTTCCATTTTTTATAAAAGTGGTCTTTGATATTGCGCGCTTGTTTTCAAAAAACATGCAGATTCAAAAACAAAAATTAGATATAGAAATAGAAAATATCAACATCGAAAAAGACTTTTTAAAAGCACAGCTCAATCCTCATTTTTTGTTTAATACCTTGAATAATTTGTACGGACTGACCGTTGGGAAAAATGACAATGCCTCAGAAGTCATTCTCAATTTATCCGATGTAATGGCATATACGCTTTATGAATCCAATACTGAAAAAGTTCAATTGCAAAAAGAGCTGGAATTTATTCAAAATTATTTTTCATTAGAAAAGATGCGCTATCCGGAGAATAAAGATATTCGTTTAGAAATTGTAGGAGAAGAAAATATCAGGACTCTGTATATTGCCCCCTTATTAACTTTTACTTTTATGGAGAATGCATTTAAATATGGTTTGAAATCCGTAGATAATTCTTTTTTGCATATTTTTATACAAGTTTCGGATGATATTTTTTCTTTTGAATTAAAAAACGATATAAATAATCACAAAATCACAGAACAACAGACTAATATCGGAGGAATAGGAATTGAAAATGTGAAAAAACGTCTGCTGTTATTATATCCGGGTAGGCATGCATTAAGGATTGAGAAGAAAGAAGACGAGTTTCGCGTTTCTTTACAAATAAAACTAAAATAA
- a CDS encoding LytTR family DNA-binding domain-containing protein, protein MKDHLRCIVIDDEPIGRGIIENFVKQVPFLDLSSSFGDPLQAMTYLQNNKTDIVFSDIEMPNLNGIELINSLANPPMVIFITAHRDFALDGFDTGAMDYLVKPVRFDRFLKAVNRAKDYLSQTTKVQQEAKTPDRIFIKSDGKLVKIILEDIIYIEAQDDYLKIVTNTETYTTLATLKSMEEVLIPPVFFRLQRSFIVKISEIKALNGNMIELHTGKSISVASAKKEELYNLLGIK, encoded by the coding sequence ATGAAAGACCATTTACGCTGTATTGTTATCGATGACGAGCCAATAGGTAGGGGAATTATAGAAAATTTCGTGAAGCAGGTTCCGTTTTTGGACTTGTCTTCATCTTTCGGTGATCCTTTACAGGCAATGACGTATTTACAAAATAACAAAACCGATATTGTTTTCAGCGATATAGAAATGCCTAACCTCAATGGTATAGAACTCATCAATTCGCTTGCCAATCCTCCGATGGTCATTTTTATTACCGCACATCGGGATTTTGCTCTGGATGGCTTTGATACCGGAGCTATGGACTATTTGGTAAAACCTGTAAGGTTTGACCGCTTTCTGAAAGCCGTAAATCGAGCGAAAGATTACTTGAGCCAAACGACGAAAGTTCAGCAGGAAGCAAAGACACCGGACAGAATTTTTATCAAAAGTGATGGTAAATTGGTCAAAATAATTCTCGAAGATATCATATATATAGAAGCTCAGGATGATTATCTTAAGATCGTAACCAATACTGAAACTTATACGACATTAGCCACTCTGAAATCCATGGAAGAAGTTCTTATTCCCCCTGTATTTTTCAGACTTCAACGCTCTTTTATCGTTAAAATTTCAGAAATAAAAGCCTTAAACGGAAATATGATAGAACTGCATACTGGTAAAAGTATATCAGTAGCCTCGGCTAAAAAAGAAGAGCTGTACAACTTATTAGGTATAAAATAA
- a CDS encoding helix-turn-helix domain-containing protein, with translation MAVSIITKEDLQEFKTELLEEIKNLFQYRTTEQKLWLRSSEVKQLLKISSGTLQNLRVNGNLRYSKVGGTLYYNYQDIEKMLNQK, from the coding sequence ATGGCAGTCAGCATCATTACCAAAGAAGATCTTCAGGAGTTCAAAACCGAATTACTGGAAGAAATCAAAAACCTGTTTCAGTACAGAACTACCGAACAAAAATTGTGGCTTCGCTCCTCAGAAGTCAAACAACTTTTGAAAATTTCCTCCGGAACTTTACAAAACCTACGTGTAAACGGAAATTTGAGATATTCCAAAGTCGGTGGTACTTTATACTACAACTATCAGGATATCGAGAAAATGTTGAATCAAAAATAA
- a CDS encoding ATP-binding protein, translating into MGTIVEILETRGKEIKFINFTNKVETILRKNEFLLPYDYGKIDDRYTTSITYQKFNPMNEDEDDMFENYIKEQLLSKSDFPSHSKLLGKHITLRIFELYENARTHGSCRYIHACGQYFPRKPEKPLNVTIVDTGKNFQENVSDFFKKDISAIEAIEWAMQDGNTTKTGDISGGLGLDLIFQFIKHNKGKIQIISADGFWEWHRGTATKKNLNNPFNGTIANLRFNLNDTSHYSLKSEMENDD; encoded by the coding sequence TTGGGAACTATTGTTGAGATTTTAGAAACTAGGGGTAAAGAAATTAAGTTTATAAATTTCACGAACAAAGTCGAGACTATTTTGCGTAAAAATGAATTTTTGTTACCTTATGATTATGGTAAAATAGATGACCGCTACACTACGTCTATTACATATCAGAAGTTTAATCCAATGAATGAGGATGAAGATGATATGTTTGAAAATTATATAAAGGAGCAATTACTTAGCAAAAGTGATTTCCCTTCTCATAGTAAGCTTTTGGGTAAACATATCACGCTACGTATTTTTGAGTTATACGAAAATGCGAGAACCCACGGATCTTGTCGTTATATTCACGCTTGCGGACAATATTTCCCTCGAAAGCCAGAAAAACCCTTAAATGTAACAATAGTAGATACTGGCAAAAATTTCCAGGAAAATGTGAGTGATTTTTTCAAAAAGGACATTTCTGCTATTGAAGCTATTGAATGGGCAATGCAGGATGGAAACACAACAAAGACAGGAGATATATCCGGAGGATTGGGATTGGATTTGATTTTTCAGTTCATTAAGCATAATAAAGGAAAAATTCAGATTATATCAGCAGATGGATTTTGGGAATGGCATAGAGGAACTGCAACAAAAAAAAATCTTAATAATCCATTTAATGGGACTATTGCAAACCTTCGTTTTAATCTTAATGATACCTCTCATTATTCGTTAAAGTCAGAAATGGAAAATGATGATTAG
- a CDS encoding lantibiotic dehydratase — translation MSRYKQEVLNEDKKQKLFHTLKKYALRSSTRTTPYGLFAGCSFKKLEEENSGKSFRKVRIDMALLEELKTLIEKDTHIRTHIKYTCNNTIYEIADDFRFIETFWKRGKKSYQLSSIEKSEYIQEICDTLRTRAVAMDDMKSLISADFENDEVEEFIEGLLDSGILISELQLGLTLADDTEKIIAVLEQLKENGINAAEKYLEVVKEINRCKEIMNTTASESLPLGNINKIRQLLAEIGITTTHVFHVDLRLQDDSTGLISNTLLKNITEAVDFLEKIAPVDSFMEIQLQQFKNIFRIRYESQEIPLTHVLDNESGIGYPPENSIGSVLESNILADITIDRQDMKKKGVNGLEEDWLLDRIELCTKEQSVVEITESDIKKQANYKAGSLSHNFSVMGTFCADQMFFLQNINNSHATSLLGRFAYLDPGINNLCTQIINDEKESNSDVIFAEIIYIPDGRAGNISRRPAFTNYEIPILATSGMSTEHQIPLSDIMLSVQDEEIILRAKTLNKRIIPRLSSAHNFNNSTVSAYKFLCALQYQHTPPMGINFSYESSKKRFYPRIVYKNIVLHRACWLLHKSDIIKITNAESPMNELKKYIGKWNVNQYVVLVNGDNELFLDVENESYLDLLLGELKSVSHICLAEWIHAFDSGSSDNTIKQVVLPLRNNKSVPYSNYSAPVQEVNIERSFPPGSEWLYIKLYCSAAVSDDILSLGITPLLKEWKEKSLISSGFFIRYADPHYHIRFRIKLRNTDHFSKVLRQLYAVFSAFVEKQKIWKIQLDTYEREIERYGIEQIEDAEQLFYHDSVLFLSYLKNEEFAENEQIRIYTAIKNIDRYLSLFRLSLSEKLQFCTEMEKAFEKEFNPQLKKHIYTRYREYSAEIYEFMTGKYFDEYFDNREVEAAKLNLSKDILPSYIHMSVNRWFTSQQRVYEYMCYVFAGKFYNRILNSKHV, via the coding sequence ATAAGCCGTTACAAACAAGAAGTATTAAATGAAGATAAAAAGCAAAAGCTGTTTCATACGCTTAAAAAATATGCACTGAGGTCCAGTACGAGAACTACTCCCTACGGGCTGTTTGCCGGTTGTAGCTTTAAGAAGCTGGAGGAGGAGAATTCGGGAAAAAGTTTTCGCAAAGTTCGGATAGATATGGCGTTGTTGGAAGAATTAAAAACGCTGATTGAGAAGGATACTCATATCAGAACCCACATAAAATATACATGTAACAATACCATATACGAAATAGCTGATGATTTCAGGTTTATAGAAACATTTTGGAAAAGAGGTAAAAAAAGCTATCAGCTCTCCTCCATCGAAAAGTCTGAATATATTCAGGAAATTTGTGATACTCTGAGAACCAGGGCTGTTGCTATGGATGACATGAAGTCTCTTATATCAGCTGATTTTGAAAACGATGAGGTAGAAGAATTTATAGAAGGGCTATTGGATTCTGGTATTTTAATAAGTGAGCTTCAGCTGGGACTTACCTTGGCAGATGATACCGAAAAAATAATCGCTGTTTTGGAGCAGTTAAAGGAAAATGGTATTAACGCTGCTGAAAAATATTTGGAGGTGGTTAAAGAAATCAACCGATGCAAAGAAATAATGAATACTACAGCTTCGGAATCTCTTCCATTAGGAAATATCAACAAAATTCGACAACTCCTGGCAGAGATTGGTATTACCACGACCCACGTATTTCATGTTGATTTACGGTTACAGGATGATTCGACAGGACTTATAAGCAATACACTTCTCAAAAACATAACAGAGGCTGTTGATTTCCTTGAAAAAATAGCTCCGGTCGATTCTTTTATGGAAATACAATTACAGCAATTTAAAAATATCTTCAGGATAAGATACGAATCGCAGGAAATACCATTAACTCACGTATTGGATAATGAATCGGGTATTGGCTATCCTCCTGAAAATAGTATAGGCAGTGTTTTAGAGAGTAATATTTTGGCTGATATTACTATAGATAGGCAGGATATGAAAAAAAAGGGGGTAAACGGGCTGGAAGAAGACTGGCTCTTAGATAGAATAGAATTATGCACTAAGGAGCAGTCTGTTGTAGAGATCACCGAATCAGACATTAAGAAACAAGCGAATTATAAAGCAGGTAGTTTATCCCATAACTTTTCAGTTATGGGAACCTTTTGTGCTGACCAAATGTTTTTTCTTCAGAATATTAATAACAGTCACGCAACATCTTTATTGGGGCGATTTGCTTATTTAGATCCAGGAATAAATAACTTGTGTACTCAAATCATAAATGATGAAAAAGAAAGTAATTCGGATGTTATTTTTGCTGAAATTATTTACATTCCCGATGGAAGAGCCGGGAATATTTCAAGACGCCCTGCATTCACAAATTATGAAATTCCTATTCTTGCAACAAGTGGGATGTCGACGGAGCATCAGATTCCGCTAAGCGATATCATGCTCTCTGTTCAGGATGAAGAAATTATTTTAAGGGCTAAAACCTTGAATAAGCGCATTATTCCCCGATTATCGAGTGCACATAATTTTAATAACAGTACAGTTTCTGCATATAAGTTTTTATGTGCCTTACAATATCAGCATACTCCTCCTATGGGAATTAATTTTAGTTACGAGAGCAGCAAAAAAAGATTCTATCCAAGGATTGTATATAAAAATATTGTACTTCATAGAGCTTGTTGGTTATTGCACAAGTCAGACATTATCAAAATTACAAATGCAGAATCTCCAATGAATGAATTGAAAAAGTACATCGGAAAATGGAACGTGAATCAGTATGTGGTTTTAGTAAACGGAGATAACGAACTATTTTTGGATGTTGAGAATGAAAGTTATCTCGATCTTTTATTAGGAGAATTAAAATCAGTGTCCCATATCTGTTTAGCTGAATGGATACACGCTTTTGACTCAGGAAGTTCTGATAACACGATAAAACAGGTTGTACTGCCTCTCAGGAATAATAAAAGTGTGCCGTACAGCAATTATTCAGCTCCCGTACAGGAAGTAAATATTGAGAGAAGCTTCCCTCCGGGAAGTGAGTGGCTGTATATCAAACTATACTGCAGTGCAGCTGTATCGGATGATATTCTAAGTTTGGGAATAACACCTCTATTAAAGGAATGGAAAGAAAAATCTTTAATATCTTCGGGCTTTTTTATTCGCTATGCAGACCCTCATTACCATATCAGGTTTCGGATAAAACTGCGCAATACGGATCATTTTTCGAAAGTATTGAGGCAGCTATACGCTGTGTTTTCCGCATTTGTTGAAAAACAAAAGATATGGAAAATACAATTAGATACCTATGAAAGAGAGATAGAACGATATGGGATTGAGCAAATAGAAGATGCTGAACAATTGTTTTACCATGACAGTGTATTATTTTTGTCCTATCTGAAAAATGAAGAGTTTGCAGAAAACGAACAAATAAGAATCTATACGGCAATTAAAAACATAGACCGCTATCTCTCATTATTTCGTCTATCTTTGTCGGAGAAATTACAATTTTGTACGGAAATGGAAAAGGCTTTTGAAAAAGAGTTTAATCCACAGCTTAAAAAGCATATTTATACCAGGTACCGTGAATATAGTGCCGAAATTTATGAGTTTATGACAGGGAAATATTTCGATGAGTACTTTGATAACAGGGAGGTTGAAGCTGCAAAATTAAACCTCAGCAAAGACATTCTCCCAAGTTATATTCATATGAGTGTCAATCGTTGGTTTACCTCCCAACAACGGGTTTATGAATATATGTGCTATGTTTTTGCAGGTAAATTTTATAATAGAATTTTAAATTCAAAACATGTATAA
- a CDS encoding PIN domain-containing protein: MGNNVIDLKKFEVKSNQSFFFDNNIWMFLFCPIGDYNTQKQKSISGLFENILNRNSSIIINNLILSEFSNAYLRLDYNLWKEETRYTGNNFKKDYFSTQRASETREIIASTINGKILKIADKHPDSFNSINFVDIFSYYKTIDYNDAIIYDQCKNKNWILITDDGDFSQFGDITIVNP, encoded by the coding sequence ATGGGAAATAATGTCATTGATTTAAAGAAATTCGAGGTGAAGTCCAATCAAAGTTTTTTCTTTGATAATAATATTTGGATGTTTCTTTTTTGTCCTATAGGAGATTATAATACCCAAAAGCAAAAATCGATTTCCGGACTTTTTGAAAATATACTAAATAGAAACAGTTCGATTATTATTAATAACCTCATTCTTTCCGAATTTTCCAACGCTTATTTGAGATTAGATTATAACCTTTGGAAAGAAGAAACAAGATATACAGGAAATAATTTCAAAAAAGATTATTTCAGTACACAAAGAGCTTCTGAAACCCGCGAAATAATAGCTTCAACAATAAACGGGAAAATATTAAAGATTGCCGACAAGCATCCCGACTCTTTTAATTCAATAAATTTTGTTGATATTTTTTCATATTATAAGACCATCGATTATAATGATGCAATTATCTATGACCAATGTAAAAACAAAAATTGGATTCTAATTACTGATGATGGAGATTTCTCGCAATTTGGAGATATTACGATTGTGAATCCTTGA
- a CDS encoding RteC domain-containing protein encodes MKDFIFRLESDLDSRLHFIRLENEEMIKLAELSLQESRNAMRKLKNFTMKYKFKSESDEIDFFKNRKSHFLSRMIYYNEMYINETQKPSGGEEILKKYYRTALNHLKRFFDKNVEFYKYYRTQSTYLDDKYFTRKNLDIKLILDTFVFEADSRFSTSHDYKVAEIMANDMLEVYLKNELIKLDRTKPDTFANAPKVKLSWTDNKSALIELIYALYYNASFNNGKADIIEIAKYFEAVFNIDLGDVYRTFLELKNRNTRTKFISSLNQILQKKMQESDI; translated from the coding sequence TTGAAAGACTTCATCTTTCGATTAGAATCCGATTTAGACAGTCGTTTACATTTTATTCGTTTAGAAAACGAAGAAATGATAAAACTTGCGGAACTTTCCCTACAGGAAAGTCGAAATGCAATGCGGAAGCTGAAAAATTTCACAATGAAGTACAAATTCAAAAGCGAGTCGGATGAGATAGATTTCTTTAAAAACAGAAAGTCGCATTTCCTTTCCCGGATGATTTACTACAACGAAATGTACATCAACGAAACCCAGAAACCCAGTGGCGGTGAAGAAATCCTAAAAAAATATTACAGAACAGCTCTTAACCACCTAAAGCGGTTTTTCGATAAGAATGTAGAGTTTTACAAATATTACCGTACCCAAAGCACCTATTTGGACGATAAATATTTTACAAGAAAAAACCTGGATATTAAACTCATTCTGGACACATTCGTTTTTGAGGCAGATTCCCGCTTCAGTACTTCGCACGATTATAAAGTAGCCGAAATAATGGCAAATGATATGCTTGAAGTATATCTCAAAAACGAACTCATAAAATTAGACCGAACAAAACCCGATACTTTCGCCAATGCACCAAAAGTAAAACTAAGCTGGACAGATAATAAATCCGCATTGATCGAACTGATTTATGCCCTGTATTATAATGCTTCATTCAACAACGGGAAAGCTGATATTATTGAGATTGCAAAATACTTTGAAGCTGTTTTTAATATAGATTTGGGAGATGTGTATCGTACTTTTCTGGAGCTAAAAAATAGAAATACCCGGACAAAGTTCATCTCCAGCCTCAACCAGATTTTGCAGAAGAAAATGCAGGAAAGTGATATTTAA